Proteins encoded by one window of Leopardus geoffroyi isolate Oge1 chromosome X, O.geoffroyi_Oge1_pat1.0, whole genome shotgun sequence:
- the LOC123594611 gene encoding paraneoplastic antigen Ma6F-like: protein MALAVLRDWCRWMGANEQRSLLILGIPDDCEDQEFQEAVQAALHPLGRYRVLGMVFRKELRSKVALVEMAQYLNRSVIPRQIPGMGGPWTVVFLPQAPESESEDTLNFLAQTRRQAGVALAGEAGAGDGAGAGGKAASGGKEGAGGGAAAGGGAAAGGEEGDGGWAASGGGAAAGGEEGGQAEAGGQAGAGGGAAAVGQAGPEEEAGESDEEGAAGDAGIAGLLGSVSVAGAAGEAGPPGEEGAVGVAGALGAGRSQTQPWSPAWQPVLENRASMKLRTFPGVEEPHREEESFESWLDHASGMLYLWCHITERERRRRLMESLGGPALDLVCGLPAEDPDVPAQDCLAALVQVFGRKDTPTTARLKFLTCGQRLQETLFVYVIRLEGLLQSAVEKGAIPPSLADQLRAQQVLMRARPNEMLEDKLRRMRLDRRPPGFLGMLRLVQETEAWEATAARSEHWQVEEGARVGTGGLAAARASGEVAEASPAREDASQAALANLGASEAVPGSAEADTAAPEARDAARAALVPEEAPKIFPATQEDENAPASAGLDQARPSEAPGGPTPAQMGSASREGPGGPGCEPEGLAQAGDQEAGEPLEEGPKPIPEESGNEDGAGEVRPPKSSWGK from the exons ATGGCACTGGCAGTGCTGCGTGACTGGTGCAGGTGGATGGGCGCGAATGAGCAGCGCTCGCTGCTCATCCTGGGCATTCCCGACGACTGTGAGGACCAGGAATTCCAGGAGGCCGTGCAGGCTGCCCTCCACCCCCTGGGCAGATACCGAGTGCTGGGCATGGTGTTCAGAAAGGAGTTGAGATCCAAGGTCGCCTTGGTGGAGATGGCTCAGTATTTAAACCGAAGTGTGATCCCCCGACAAATACCAGGCATGGGAGGACCCTGGACTGTGGtcttcctgccccaggccccggAATCAGAGTCAGAGGATACACTCAATTTCCTTGCACAGACCCGGAGGCAAGCAGGGGTTGCCCTGGCAGGCGAGGCAGgagctggggatggggcaggagctggaggcaaggcagcttctggaggcaaggaaggggctggaggcggggcagcagctggaggcggggcagcagctggaggtgaggaaggagatgGAGGCTGGGCAGCGTCTGGAGGCGGGGCAGcagctggaggtgaggaaggaggccaGGCAGAAGCTGGAGGCCAGGCAGGAG CTGGAGGCGGGGCAGCCGCTGTGGGCCAGGCAGGGCctgaagaggaagcaggagagtcAGATGAGGAGGGAGCCGCTGGGGACGCAGGAATTGCAGGTTTGTTAGGATCTGTGAGTGTGGCAGGAGCTGCAGGTGAGGCGGGACCTCCAGGTGAGGAAGGAGCTGTGGGTGTGGCAGGAGCCTTAGGTGCGGGAAGATCCCAGACCCAGCCTTGGAGCCCGGCCTGGCAGCCTGTGCTGGAAAACAGGGCCTCTATGAAACTGAGAACCTTTCCTGGAGTGGAAGAGCCACACCGAGAAGAAGAGTCCTTTGAGAGCTGGCTGGATCACGCCAGCGGCATGCTGTACCTGTGGTGCCACAtcacagaaagggagaggaggaggcggCTGATGGAGAGCTTGGGTGGCCCCGCACTGGATCTCGTGTGCGGCCTCCCGGCAGAAGACCCTGACGTCCCTGCACAGGATTGCCTGGCCGCGCTGGTCCAGGTGTTTGGGAGGAAGGACACCCCCACGACCGCACGGCTGAAGTTCCTGACCTGTGGCCAGCGGCTCCAGGAGACTCTCTTCGTCTATGTGATTCGCCTGGAAGGCCTGCTGCAGTCGGCCGTGGAGAAGGGGGCCATCCCTCCCAGCCTTGCGGACCAGTTACGCGCCCAGCAGGTGCTGATGCGGGCCCGCCCCAACGAGATGCTCGAGGACAAGCTGAGGAGGATGCGGCTGGACAGGAGACCGCCTGGCTTCCTGGGGATGCTGCGGCTCGTTCAGGAGACCGAGGCATGGGAGGCCACCGCAGCTAGGAGCGAGCACTGGCAAGTGGAAGAGGGGGCCCGTGTGGGCACCGGAGGCCTGGCCGCTGCCCGGGCCAGTGGAGAGGTTGCCGAAGCCTCCCCAGCCAGGGAGGATGCTTCCCAGGCTGCCCTGGCCAACCTAGGGGCCAGTGAGGCCGTTCCTGGCAGTGCCGAAGCTGATACGGCCGCTCCTGAAGCCCGTGATGCCGCCAGGGCAGCCCTCGTCCCTGAGGAGGCCCCCAAGATCTTCCCTGCCACGCAGGAAGATGAAAATGCTCCCGCCTCTGCGGGCCTAGATCAGGCAAGGCCCTCAGAGGCCCCTgggggccccacccctgcccagatGGGCAGCGCTTCCAGGGAGGGCCCGGGAGGTCCTGGCTGTGAGCCGGAGGGCCTCGCCCAGGCAGGAGACCAGGAGGCTGGGGAGCCCCTGGAGGAGGGGCCCAAGCCCATCCCAGAGGAGTCGGGAAACGAGGACGGGGCTGGGGAGGTGAGGCCCCCCAAGTCCTCCTGGGGCAAATAG